One Micromonospora eburnea genomic region harbors:
- a CDS encoding multicopper oxidase domain-containing protein produces MLRLDRGRWKRLIAVPLVAAIVAVLLVPGPHQVAASPPAGLECLTSRDNAFDLTATGGYVAMPDGNTIYMWSYAPSGGEFQLPGPTICVASGVKVTVVLHNTLPEPTSVTFPGQVQVLADGQPAQPESDTSGNLTSLTTTAAAGNGSVTYTFTAGPPGTYLYQSGTDVQKQVQMGLYGALVVRPPGHPDRENGRADSAFDPDHEYLYLLGEIDPDLHLAVERRRAYDFTRYKARYFTINGRSMPDTLAPNHADWLPDQPYGALIHIQPYDPTSNPKPALIRYLNAGSVSYPFHPHGSDEQLIARDGRPAQGPGGQDLSFSNFLIDVAPGQTVDTLMVWKDAEHWNPSTNPIPVPLPSLQDQIVGPGPETWFAENPYLGGEQGELPPGVVQNNQCGEYYHVAHSHALEQATNYGASFGGMMTLIRIDPPAGCPA; encoded by the coding sequence ATGCTTCGTCTCGACCGCGGCCGGTGGAAGCGGCTGATCGCGGTGCCGCTCGTCGCGGCCATCGTCGCCGTGCTCCTCGTCCCCGGGCCGCATCAGGTGGCCGCCAGCCCGCCGGCCGGCCTGGAATGCCTCACCTCCCGCGACAACGCCTTCGACCTCACCGCCACCGGCGGGTACGTGGCCATGCCGGACGGCAACACCATCTACATGTGGAGCTACGCGCCCAGCGGCGGCGAGTTCCAGCTGCCCGGCCCGACGATCTGCGTCGCCTCCGGCGTGAAGGTCACCGTCGTGCTGCACAACACCCTGCCGGAGCCCACCTCGGTCACCTTCCCCGGCCAGGTACAGGTACTCGCCGACGGTCAGCCGGCCCAGCCGGAGAGCGACACCTCCGGCAACCTCACCTCGCTCACCACCACCGCCGCGGCCGGCAACGGCTCGGTCACCTACACCTTCACCGCCGGCCCGCCGGGCACCTACCTCTACCAGTCCGGCACCGATGTTCAGAAGCAGGTGCAGATGGGGCTCTACGGCGCCCTGGTGGTCCGTCCGCCCGGCCACCCGGACCGGGAGAACGGCCGCGCCGACTCGGCGTTCGACCCGGACCACGAGTACCTCTACCTGCTCGGCGAGATCGACCCCGATTTGCACCTGGCCGTCGAGCGCCGGCGAGCGTACGACTTCACGAGGTACAAGGCCCGCTACTTCACCATCAACGGGCGCAGCATGCCGGACACCCTCGCCCCCAACCACGCCGACTGGCTGCCCGACCAGCCGTACGGTGCGTTGATCCACATCCAGCCGTACGACCCGACGAGCAACCCGAAGCCGGCTCTGATCCGCTACCTCAACGCCGGCTCGGTCAGCTACCCGTTCCACCCCCACGGCAGCGACGAGCAGCTCATCGCCCGGGACGGCCGGCCGGCGCAGGGTCCCGGCGGGCAGGACCTCTCGTTCTCCAACTTCCTCATCGACGTCGCGCCCGGGCAGACCGTGGACACGCTGATGGTCTGGAAGGACGCCGAACACTGGAACCCGAGCACGAACCCGATCCCGGTGCCGCTGCCGTCGTTGCAGGACCAGATCGTCGGCCCCGGCCCGGAGACCTGGTTCGCGGAGAACCCGTACCTCGGCGGGGAGCAGGGCGAGCTGCCGCCCGGAGTGGTGCAGAACAACCAGTGCGGCGAGTACTACCACGTCGCGCACAGCCACGCGCTGGAACAGGCCACCAACTACGGGGCGAGCTTCGGCGGAATGATGACGCTGATCCGCATCGACCCGCCCGCCGGATGCCCGGCATGA
- a CDS encoding multicopper oxidase domain-containing protein — protein sequence MTDPVRQRSISRRALLAGVTGLGTWAVLPESGSDAQLRGPAAVLPRAVPNPTATLHLAATDGWVSMPQGSPPISPFWPDPLAPPNTDLYVFGFRDVTGLSATEVTAQRGKAQITAPLLGFDQETDIKIKLTNLGLAQRPDLVDGHTVHWHGFRNAIPLFDGVPELSISVPIGREFTYFFRPHDAGTYMYHCHFEDVEHVQMGMTGIVYVRPTQNAGTADVPPGKYVYNDGDGTTRYDREFALMLTEVWAEAHYRDAHIQTTDWTDYKPSFFAFNGRCYPDTLAPNGDPLSPAAGRLRYQPISALVTANAGERVLLRLANLGYWNHTLTADGIDLLVVGKDAALLRGRDGSAEYQVTNTIEIGPGESRDVIFTAPDAGTYLLYDRDLMSLANAGGGRGGHLTEIRISPPGTLAAQTRANA from the coding sequence GTGACCGATCCCGTACGGCAGCGGAGCATCAGCCGGCGTGCCCTGCTGGCCGGCGTCACCGGTCTGGGCACCTGGGCGGTCCTGCCGGAAAGCGGCTCCGACGCCCAGCTGCGCGGCCCGGCGGCGGTGCTGCCGCGCGCGGTGCCCAACCCGACGGCGACCCTGCACCTGGCCGCCACCGACGGCTGGGTCTCCATGCCGCAGGGCTCCCCGCCGATCAGCCCGTTCTGGCCCGACCCGCTCGCCCCGCCCAACACCGACCTGTACGTCTTCGGCTTCCGCGACGTCACCGGCCTGTCCGCCACCGAGGTCACCGCCCAGCGTGGCAAGGCGCAGATCACCGCCCCGCTGCTCGGCTTCGACCAGGAGACCGACATCAAGATCAAGCTGACCAACCTCGGCCTGGCCCAGCGCCCCGACCTGGTCGACGGGCACACCGTGCACTGGCACGGCTTCCGCAACGCCATCCCGCTCTTCGACGGCGTGCCGGAACTGTCCATCTCGGTGCCGATCGGTCGCGAGTTCACCTACTTCTTCCGGCCGCACGACGCGGGCACCTACATGTACCACTGCCACTTCGAGGACGTCGAGCACGTGCAGATGGGCATGACCGGCATCGTCTACGTACGCCCCACGCAGAACGCCGGCACCGCCGACGTACCGCCCGGAAAGTACGTCTACAACGACGGCGACGGCACCACCCGGTACGACCGGGAGTTCGCGCTGATGCTCACCGAGGTGTGGGCCGAGGCGCACTACCGCGACGCGCACATCCAGACCACCGACTGGACCGACTACAAGCCGTCCTTCTTCGCCTTCAACGGTCGTTGCTATCCGGACACCCTCGCCCCCAACGGCGACCCGCTCAGTCCCGCCGCCGGGCGGTTGCGCTACCAGCCGATCTCCGCACTGGTCACCGCGAACGCGGGGGAGCGGGTGCTGCTGCGGCTGGCCAACCTCGGCTACTGGAACCACACCCTCACGGCGGACGGCATCGACCTGCTGGTGGTCGGCAAGGACGCCGCGCTGCTGCGCGGCCGGGACGGCAGCGCCGAGTACCAGGTGACCAACACCATCGAGATCGGGCCGGGAGAGAGCCGCGACGTCATCTTCACCGCGCCCGACGCCGGCACGTACCTGCTCTACGACCGCGACCTGATGTCGCTGGCCAACGCCGGCGGCGGACGGGGCGGGCACCTGACCGAGATCCGGATCTCGCCGCCCGGCACGCTCGCGGCACAGACCCGGGCGAACGCCTGA
- a CDS encoding multicopper oxidase domain-containing protein yields MTLTRTPRLVAGVAAALLVLGPAPAHAAARHPAASAGPASATLAGPPGPPQGTLPQTGCQRAAGTATCDLWAKPGSVVLPGAATPVPIWGFASTDAAAATLPGPVLVVDQGDQVTITVHNGLTDNLSLAFPAVTGLAPDRTGAAPGAARSYTFTAARPGTYLYQAGHTEYGARQVAMGLVGALVVRAPAVGGRPSAYGDTASTYDDEAVLVLTEVDPAFNAAPRTYDMRAYAPKYRLINGKPFPETDVVATDVGRRVLLRYVAAGLQPHPMTLLGLDQAVVGQDARPAAYPEAAVTLPLQPGQAVDAVVDVPTGPDGRRFALYESGGQLNNAGQRYGSTVNGVSPQQAFGGMLTFLDTNPPPISGDHTGPTSANVRVTPNPASVLNTITVTADFTDARNGNSVVDRAEAVVDDLRIAEGTGVPFTAAGFGVGPTVVGATAVLPGDLLGTLTQGRHTVWVRGHDVAGNWGVVGSTTLNLAVTGAVTTAVSLSPNPTNGTGDIAISATGDDRGLGGTVTDAEYFVDATGPSGSGRPLTLANPGAAVSAESGGIPAVVAAALAEGRHSVQVHTRDSFNFWGPYGSVDLVVDRTVPTLLSAAVDPAVTDGRTGSASDPAHLRINAAFTDPVGGGVHSTIAGVEGFLDVGGADGTGFTFLALDGSFNSATENTYGLLPLSELTGVADGTHRVLVHARDSAGNWGPLAAVTFVLDRTGPVITALTATPNPTARAATLSLAATATDVSAVTAAEWYEGTDPGVGHGHPMTVSGSAVSATVALNGFSKGNHTLWVRARDALGHWGTAASVTVNVDPPDAIFSDGFSSGTSAWSQVSGTVSVSAGQLVAGTVGYVVDDTPAAERTIHTKADVILGTFNPQTAVVTVHQLRNAAGSPLAVVQYQRGNGVNQFRLGLLRPTGWAYTGWVNASGGTVRLDWTSATTGSATLRVGTATIGTLTGDTSGYTVESAALGLVARTATTTGSLSFDNYASTRYTAP; encoded by the coding sequence ATGACACTGACCCGTACGCCTCGGCTGGTCGCCGGAGTCGCGGCGGCGCTGCTGGTGCTCGGCCCGGCCCCGGCTCACGCCGCGGCCCGGCACCCCGCCGCATCCGCCGGGCCGGCGTCGGCGACCCTCGCCGGACCGCCCGGACCACCGCAGGGCACGTTGCCGCAGACGGGCTGCCAGCGGGCCGCCGGCACCGCCACCTGCGACCTGTGGGCCAAGCCCGGTTCGGTCGTGCTGCCCGGTGCCGCCACGCCGGTGCCGATCTGGGGCTTCGCCTCGACCGACGCCGCCGCGGCCACCCTGCCCGGCCCGGTGCTCGTGGTCGACCAGGGCGACCAGGTGACCATCACCGTGCACAACGGGCTCACCGACAACCTGTCGCTGGCATTCCCGGCGGTCACCGGGCTCGCCCCGGACCGCACCGGCGCCGCCCCCGGCGCCGCCCGCAGCTACACCTTCACCGCCGCCCGCCCCGGCACCTACCTCTACCAGGCCGGCCACACCGAGTACGGGGCCAGGCAGGTCGCCATGGGCCTGGTCGGCGCGCTGGTGGTCCGCGCCCCGGCGGTCGGCGGTCGGCCCAGCGCCTACGGGGACACCGCCTCCACCTATGACGACGAGGCGGTGCTGGTGCTCACCGAGGTGGACCCGGCGTTCAACGCCGCCCCGCGCACCTACGACATGCGGGCGTACGCCCCGAAGTACCGCCTGATCAACGGCAAGCCGTTCCCGGAGACCGACGTGGTCGCCACCGACGTCGGCCGCCGGGTGCTGCTGCGCTACGTCGCCGCCGGGCTGCAGCCGCACCCGATGACCCTGCTCGGCCTCGACCAGGCTGTCGTCGGGCAGGACGCCCGGCCGGCCGCGTACCCGGAGGCGGCGGTGACCCTGCCGCTGCAACCCGGGCAGGCGGTTGACGCCGTGGTCGACGTGCCGACCGGGCCGGACGGGCGGCGCTTCGCCCTGTACGAGTCCGGCGGGCAGCTCAACAACGCCGGCCAGCGCTACGGCAGCACCGTCAACGGGGTCAGCCCGCAGCAGGCCTTCGGCGGCATGCTGACCTTCCTGGACACCAACCCGCCGCCGATCAGCGGCGACCACACCGGCCCGACCTCGGCGAACGTCCGCGTCACCCCGAACCCGGCCAGCGTGCTGAACACGATCACCGTCACCGCCGACTTCACCGACGCGCGCAACGGCAACTCGGTGGTGGACCGGGCCGAGGCAGTCGTCGACGACCTGCGGATCGCCGAGGGCACCGGCGTCCCGTTCACCGCCGCCGGCTTCGGCGTCGGCCCGACCGTCGTCGGCGCCACCGCGGTCCTCCCCGGCGACCTGCTCGGCACCCTGACCCAGGGCAGGCACACCGTCTGGGTACGCGGCCACGACGTGGCCGGCAACTGGGGCGTGGTCGGCAGCACCACCCTGAACCTCGCGGTCACCGGCGCGGTCACCACCGCGGTCAGCCTCAGCCCGAACCCGACCAACGGCACCGGCGACATCGCGATCTCCGCCACCGGCGACGACCGTGGACTGGGCGGCACTGTCACCGACGCCGAGTACTTCGTGGACGCCACCGGGCCCAGCGGCAGTGGCCGCCCGCTCACCCTGGCCAACCCGGGCGCGGCGGTCAGCGCCGAGTCCGGCGGCATCCCCGCGGTGGTCGCCGCCGCCCTGGCCGAGGGGCGGCACAGCGTACAGGTGCACACCAGAGACTCGTTCAACTTCTGGGGCCCGTACGGCAGCGTCGACCTGGTGGTGGACCGGACGGTGCCGACCCTGCTGTCCGCCGCGGTGGACCCGGCCGTCACCGACGGTCGTACCGGCTCGGCGTCCGACCCGGCCCACCTGCGGATCAACGCGGCGTTCACCGACCCCGTCGGCGGCGGGGTGCACTCGACGATCGCGGGTGTGGAGGGCTTCCTCGACGTCGGCGGGGCGGACGGCACGGGGTTCACCTTCCTGGCCCTCGACGGGTCGTTCAACAGCGCCACCGAGAACACCTACGGGCTGCTGCCGCTGAGCGAGCTGACCGGGGTCGCCGACGGCACCCACCGGGTGCTGGTGCACGCCCGCGACTCGGCCGGGAACTGGGGGCCGCTCGCCGCGGTCACCTTCGTCCTGGACCGGACCGGGCCGGTGATCACCGCCCTCACCGCGACTCCGAACCCGACCGCCCGGGCGGCGACGCTCTCCCTGGCCGCCACCGCCACCGACGTCTCGGCGGTCACCGCCGCCGAATGGTACGAGGGCACCGACCCCGGCGTCGGCCACGGCCACCCGATGACGGTCAGCGGCAGCGCCGTCTCCGCCACGGTCGCCCTCAACGGGTTCAGCAAGGGCAACCACACGTTGTGGGTCCGGGCCCGGGACGCGCTGGGCCACTGGGGTACGGCCGCGTCGGTGACGGTCAACGTCGACCCACCCGACGCGATCTTCTCCGACGGGTTCAGCAGCGGCACGAGCGCGTGGTCGCAGGTGTCCGGCACGGTGTCGGTCAGCGCCGGCCAACTGGTCGCCGGCACGGTCGGCTACGTCGTGGACGACACCCCGGCCGCCGAGCGCACCATACACACCAAGGCCGACGTCATCCTCGGCACGTTCAACCCGCAGACCGCCGTGGTCACCGTCCACCAGCTGCGCAACGCCGCCGGCAGCCCGCTCGCCGTGGTGCAGTATCAGCGCGGCAACGGCGTCAACCAGTTCCGGCTGGGGCTGCTGCGGCCAACGGGGTGGGCGTACACCGGGTGGGTGAACGCGAGCGGTGGCACGGTCCGGCTGGACTGGACGTCGGCCACCACGGGCTCGGCCACTCTCCGGGTCGGCACGGCCACCATCGGCACCCTGACCGGCGACACCAGCGGCTACACGGTGGAGTCGGCGGCGCTGGGCCTGGTCGCCCGTACCGCCACCACCACCGGGTCGCTGAGCTTCGACAACTACGCCTCCACCCGCTACACCGCACCCTGA
- a CDS encoding IPT/TIG domain-containing protein, giving the protein MPRRFVWSRWFVSASCLLLVGFVAPPGRAAAAADPTTGDITLKVVSARTVGPAPQIQQGDPVTDYRWMITADDTGDPHDALSHCLPARAGVASAPDFADHCRWPSIRNTPGAVPVVAQGDQETLSAGKALGRLPAGRYLISVTADGYKIDGEHFTVTPGRTTAVSVGMQPYPLPLGTVRLRIFEDSVPVDGTYEVGAERGLAGFTAHLADVMGEVTVDYYGNPLCTEYEHTRPDVRHPAGQVVFDDGRPVIAKESTGCRSDANGDIVIPNLGPNRYAASVVAPSGQSWVQTTTLEGGHDWDVWVQENDTGYDTEQSLGGELVPYVDFGFVSPTALTGTATGAITGTVVQVYTYIGGQGGVTVPETGVAGGKIAGPVSRPWVALSDLGNGDQMIYLDRGAADGSFRIPHVPDGDYQLTLWDGPQEMLLDSFNVTVSGGKTVDVGTKPLAGWFTEITGTVFVDTNGNGRQDPGEKGVPRFPVVVKERDNSLMDQGTNSVVTDSNGRYAIKEVYPLSKWLVLEAFHTRYRTTGITYQAPNDPGPTTLLGAAVDVDVLPIIGLSGRVDWGVQPYRGTENGGIAGTVTYDTTRNELDPAYAVTEPYQPGIPGLKVHLYAVVRDENGDPVRDEDGSLKKGPELNDAYTSETWEPGRGCTARMFDGRPLTDQLALPDFGTEANRMCVEAPMMGFQTAPTDNDPTNFGQTVNGNYAFADSKLNLIPPGDPANPGPGHDLPLYAPLPDGQTQPLVPDDYLVSVELGENPVGGGSMYLPTREEDVNVFAGDGYLPQENFPPSPEQATDQPAPPDPQPDPGEPPSQGNGINSSCAGALHEVHVTDPAFIDGGGSPFEGRQRPLCDTKLVEVRAGQASAPNFSLFTPVPLPTHFWGLVINDLGLSHDKRSVNYGEAEGIPNLPVGLYDWAGRLVDTVDTDFNGMYEAIEPSTSTYNCPLPAGPCPNMYRFVGNDPGQPGHLNANYNPRYRTIGTNFQAWPGLYTVTDTAPTSVAAVGASPGSGQLGAVQCDPAGDSPQLFAVSRPFLRSTDTDRRVTITGTGFGARGPGSAVAFDSAGTDPRVTVNSWSDRKIEVTVTGGSVGPAEVSVTAANGRQTVNGLTFQILGTTTGSGLGGAGNPRLFQVKPPGWATRAGETTYSGVQAALEAAARAGGIGVVAVWPNTPSSDNPAGAYLENVVVHSSVRLQGVGPGGRYADGTVVAGSILDGRAFAIDNPNGTAWMTLVASLAHAGPEMVPDGAVVTVLARPGQFSSGNAVTIDGFRITGGNQSDFPGNINPVTGGVSTPYGAPGAVVTQGGGVYLHGAARYTRITDNVIVANSGSYGGAVRVGTPYLNTGNDHVTISRNQIRDNGGTNLAGGVGIFAGSNAYSVDNNAICGNFSAEYGGGISHFGLSPNGRIASNRIWLNQSYDEGGGVMIAGELPSDPTKLSPGSGTVQIDANVVEANLANDDGGGVRLLQAGNVPISVTNNMLVDNISTHEGGGIALDDAPDVRLVNNTVAGNITTATAATSDGRAAPAGLSTTANSAQLQATLRAGAPTFSDPKLFNNVFWDNRAGEWTGEYVKGIGATDAPAGDAVRHWDMGSADGVGPLSPANSVLQDTTGTALSSTNRVGVDPRFRRPFPVSVQVLTSRTFPSFRQAVIVLQQVPLTAMGDWHLVDATSPANDLGVRSRAYGTVTVTAPTVDIDGQARSTARPDAGADELPGPPPGGRSAPVVPGRPHRAYPGPPAHSTR; this is encoded by the coding sequence ATGCCGCGCCGTTTCGTCTGGTCGCGCTGGTTCGTGTCCGCCAGTTGCCTGCTACTCGTCGGGTTCGTCGCACCGCCCGGTCGGGCTGCGGCCGCCGCCGACCCCACCACGGGTGACATCACCCTCAAGGTCGTCAGCGCCCGGACCGTCGGGCCGGCGCCACAGATCCAGCAGGGCGACCCGGTGACCGACTACCGCTGGATGATCACGGCGGACGACACCGGTGACCCGCACGACGCCTTGTCGCACTGCCTGCCGGCCCGGGCCGGGGTGGCCAGCGCGCCGGACTTCGCCGACCACTGCCGCTGGCCGTCCATCCGCAACACCCCGGGCGCGGTGCCGGTGGTGGCCCAGGGCGACCAGGAGACACTCTCCGCCGGCAAGGCGCTGGGCCGCCTGCCGGCCGGCCGCTACCTGATCTCGGTCACCGCCGACGGTTACAAGATCGACGGTGAGCACTTCACGGTCACGCCGGGCCGGACCACCGCGGTGAGCGTCGGCATGCAGCCGTACCCGCTGCCGCTCGGCACGGTCCGGTTGCGGATCTTCGAGGACAGCGTCCCGGTCGACGGCACCTACGAGGTCGGTGCCGAGCGGGGCCTGGCCGGCTTCACCGCCCACCTCGCCGACGTCATGGGGGAGGTGACGGTCGACTACTACGGCAACCCGCTCTGCACGGAGTACGAGCACACCAGGCCCGACGTCAGGCACCCGGCCGGGCAGGTCGTCTTCGACGACGGCAGGCCGGTCATCGCCAAGGAGTCCACCGGCTGCCGCAGCGACGCGAACGGCGACATCGTCATCCCCAACCTCGGCCCGAACCGGTACGCCGCCTCGGTCGTCGCCCCGAGCGGGCAGAGCTGGGTGCAGACCACGACCCTGGAGGGCGGCCACGACTGGGACGTCTGGGTGCAGGAGAACGACACCGGCTACGACACCGAGCAGAGCCTCGGCGGCGAGCTGGTGCCCTACGTGGACTTCGGCTTCGTCTCCCCGACGGCGCTCACCGGCACCGCCACCGGCGCGATCACCGGCACCGTGGTGCAGGTCTACACGTACATCGGCGGGCAGGGCGGCGTGACGGTGCCGGAGACCGGGGTGGCCGGCGGGAAGATCGCCGGCCCGGTGAGCCGCCCCTGGGTGGCCCTGTCCGACCTGGGCAACGGCGACCAGATGATCTACCTGGACCGGGGTGCCGCCGACGGTTCCTTCCGCATCCCGCACGTACCCGACGGCGACTACCAGCTGACCCTCTGGGACGGCCCGCAGGAGATGCTGCTCGACTCGTTCAACGTCACGGTCAGCGGCGGGAAGACGGTCGACGTCGGCACCAAGCCCCTCGCGGGCTGGTTCACCGAGATCACCGGCACGGTCTTCGTCGACACCAACGGCAACGGTCGGCAGGACCCCGGCGAGAAGGGTGTGCCCCGCTTCCCGGTGGTGGTCAAGGAACGCGACAACTCCCTGATGGACCAGGGCACCAACAGCGTGGTCACCGACAGCAACGGCCGCTACGCCATCAAGGAGGTGTACCCGCTGAGCAAGTGGCTGGTGCTGGAGGCGTTCCACACCCGCTACAGGACCACCGGCATCACCTACCAGGCGCCCAACGACCCGGGCCCGACCACATTGCTCGGCGCGGCCGTCGACGTCGACGTGCTGCCGATCATCGGGCTGTCGGGCCGGGTGGACTGGGGTGTGCAGCCGTACCGGGGAACGGAGAACGGCGGCATCGCCGGCACCGTCACCTACGACACCACGCGCAACGAGCTGGACCCGGCGTACGCGGTCACCGAGCCGTACCAGCCGGGCATTCCCGGCCTGAAGGTGCATCTGTACGCGGTGGTCCGGGACGAGAACGGGGATCCGGTCCGGGACGAGGACGGGTCGCTGAAGAAGGGCCCGGAACTCAACGACGCGTACACGTCGGAGACCTGGGAGCCCGGACGCGGCTGCACCGCGCGGATGTTCGACGGGCGCCCACTGACCGACCAGCTCGCCCTGCCGGACTTCGGCACCGAGGCGAACCGGATGTGCGTCGAGGCCCCGATGATGGGCTTCCAGACCGCGCCGACCGACAACGATCCGACGAACTTCGGGCAGACCGTCAACGGCAACTACGCGTTCGCCGACTCCAAGCTGAACCTGATCCCGCCGGGCGACCCGGCGAACCCCGGCCCGGGCCACGACCTGCCGCTGTACGCGCCGCTGCCGGACGGCCAGACCCAGCCGCTGGTGCCGGACGACTACCTGGTGTCGGTGGAGCTGGGCGAGAATCCGGTCGGCGGCGGGTCGATGTACCTGCCCACCCGGGAGGAGGACGTCAACGTCTTCGCCGGCGACGGCTACCTGCCCCAGGAGAACTTCCCGCCCTCGCCCGAGCAGGCCACCGACCAGCCGGCGCCGCCCGACCCGCAGCCCGACCCGGGTGAGCCGCCGTCGCAGGGCAACGGCATCAACTCGTCCTGCGCCGGTGCCCTGCACGAGGTGCACGTCACCGATCCCGCCTTCATCGACGGCGGCGGCAGCCCGTTCGAGGGCCGGCAGCGCCCGCTCTGCGACACCAAGCTGGTCGAGGTCCGGGCCGGGCAGGCCAGCGCGCCCAACTTCAGCCTCTTCACCCCGGTGCCGCTGCCCACCCACTTCTGGGGGTTGGTGATCAACGACCTCGGCCTGAGCCACGACAAGCGCAGCGTCAACTACGGCGAGGCCGAGGGCATCCCGAACCTCCCGGTCGGCCTGTACGACTGGGCCGGCCGCCTGGTGGACACCGTCGACACCGACTTCAACGGCATGTACGAGGCGATCGAGCCGTCGACCAGCACGTACAACTGCCCGCTGCCGGCCGGGCCGTGTCCGAACATGTACCGCTTCGTCGGCAACGACCCCGGCCAGCCCGGCCACCTGAACGCCAACTACAACCCCCGCTACCGCACCATCGGCACCAACTTCCAGGCCTGGCCCGGCCTCTACACGGTGACCGACACCGCGCCCACCTCGGTCGCGGCGGTCGGTGCCTCGCCCGGCTCCGGCCAGCTCGGCGCGGTGCAGTGCGACCCGGCCGGGGACAGCCCCCAACTGTTCGCGGTCTCCCGGCCCTTCCTGCGCAGCACCGACACCGACCGCCGAGTCACCATCACCGGCACCGGATTCGGCGCCCGCGGTCCGGGCAGCGCCGTCGCCTTCGACTCGGCCGGCACCGACCCGAGGGTGACCGTCAACTCCTGGTCCGACCGGAAGATCGAGGTCACCGTCACCGGCGGCTCGGTCGGCCCGGCGGAGGTGAGCGTGACCGCCGCCAACGGACGACAGACGGTCAACGGCCTCACCTTCCAGATCCTCGGCACCACGACCGGCAGCGGCCTCGGCGGCGCGGGCAACCCCCGGCTGTTCCAGGTCAAGCCACCCGGCTGGGCGACGCGTGCCGGGGAGACCACCTACTCGGGCGTGCAGGCGGCGCTGGAGGCGGCGGCTCGCGCCGGCGGCATCGGGGTCGTCGCGGTCTGGCCGAACACCCCGAGCTCGGACAATCCGGCCGGCGCCTACCTGGAGAACGTGGTCGTGCACTCCTCGGTGCGCCTGCAGGGTGTGGGCCCGGGCGGCCGGTACGCCGACGGCACGGTGGTCGCCGGGTCCATCCTGGACGGCCGGGCGTTCGCCATCGACAACCCGAACGGCACGGCGTGGATGACCCTGGTCGCGTCCCTCGCGCATGCCGGACCGGAGATGGTGCCGGACGGCGCGGTGGTGACCGTGCTGGCCCGTCCCGGCCAGTTCAGCTCGGGCAACGCGGTCACCATCGACGGGTTCCGGATCACCGGCGGCAACCAGTCCGACTTCCCGGGCAACATCAACCCGGTGACCGGCGGGGTGAGCACCCCGTACGGCGCACCGGGCGCCGTGGTGACCCAGGGCGGCGGCGTCTACCTGCACGGCGCGGCCCGCTACACCCGGATCACCGACAACGTCATCGTCGCCAACAGCGGCTCGTACGGCGGCGCGGTCCGGGTCGGCACGCCCTACCTGAACACCGGCAACGACCACGTCACCATCTCCCGTAACCAGATCCGGGACAACGGCGGGACGAACCTGGCCGGTGGCGTCGGCATCTTCGCCGGCAGCAACGCGTACTCGGTGGACAACAACGCCATCTGCGGCAACTTCTCCGCCGAGTACGGCGGCGGCATCAGCCACTTCGGCCTGTCTCCCAACGGCCGGATCGCGAGCAACCGGATCTGGCTCAACCAGTCGTACGACGAGGGCGGCGGCGTCATGATCGCCGGGGAGCTGCCGTCGGATCCGACGAAGCTGTCGCCCGGCTCGGGGACGGTGCAGATCGACGCCAACGTGGTGGAGGCGAACCTGGCCAACGACGACGGCGGCGGCGTCCGTCTGCTCCAGGCCGGCAACGTGCCGATCTCGGTGACCAACAACATGCTGGTCGACAACATCTCCACACACGAGGGCGGCGGCATCGCGCTCGACGACGCGCCGGACGTCCGGTTGGTCAACAACACCGTCGCCGGCAACATCACCACCGCGACCGCGGCCACCAGCGACGGCCGCGCCGCCCCCGCCGGCCTGTCCACCACCGCGAACAGCGCCCAGTTGCAGGCCACCCTGCGGGCGGGCGCGCCCACCTTCAGCGACCCGAAGCTGTTCAACAACGTGTTCTGGGACAACCGGGCCGGCGAGTGGACCGGCGAGTACGTCAAGGGCATCGGTGCCACCGACGCCCCGGCGGGGGACGCCGTCCGTCACTGGGACATGGGCTCCGCCGACGGGGTGGGCCCGCTCTCCCCGGCCAACTCGGTGCTTCAGGACACCACCGGCACCGCGCTCAGCAGCACCAACCGGGTCGGTGTCGACCCCCGGTTCCGCAGGCCGTTCCCGGTCTCGGTGCAGGTCCTCACCTCGCGTACCTTCCCGTCGTTCCGGCAGGCGGTGATCGTGCTCCAGCAGGTCCCGCTGACCGCGATGGGTGACTGGCACCTGGTCGACGCCACCTCGCCGGCCAACGACCTGGGGGTGCGCTCCCGTGCCTACGGCACGGTGACCGTCACGGCCCCGACGGTCGACATCGACGGTCAGGCCCGCAGCACCGCGCGTCCGGACGCCGGCGCCGACGAACTGCCCGGACCGCCCCCGGGCGGCCGGTCAGCACCGGTCGTTCCGGGCCGCCCGCACCGGGCGTACCCCGGACCGCCCGCCCATTCCACTCGTTGA